The DNA segment AGGTGGAGCCAGTGGACCCGGAAGGACATAGCAGATCCTGGGTAGAAGGACGGGGGGCTGCAGCAGTCGTGTCGACACGTACCTATGCTGACTTCACAACCGAGGCAACCTTTGAAGTTAAGAAATGTGACGTGTTCAAGCTGGACGAGGGCCCTGCGACCCAGGTGACCATGACCAGGGATGAGGGCCTGCAGCACTACCGCACCATGCAGACTATGAGGCGGATTGTGATGGAGCGCCGCTAAGCGCCCATCCCAGACTCAACGTGTCCGCGCTCCCTCTGACTCAGGGGAGCGCGGTGCCGGGAGCGCACTTGGCGCCGAGCTCCCACACACTCACCTCTCGCCTCTGCTTCATTCCAGCTGTTCCTGGTCCAGGGACCAAACCGGACCACTTCCGCGTCATGCTGGAAATAGCGCAGAGTAGCGCGCTTCGCCAGTCACGTGACAAAGGACTTAACCATTTTGGGTGTTagtattgtatttttatattgtttatgttTCTGACGTTTTGTAGATTTGTATGGAGTCATTTTGTATGGAGTCATTtttggctaattttttttttttgagtttctaTGCAGAGAACTGTTTTGAGtcttgttatattttctttttttgttttgtccttaaAACCCCTTAATTTGTATTTTGGTTTACCCGGGGGAGGGGCTAAAGGGGTATTTAAAGGGGAGCTGAGCTCACTAGAGGGTTATGCTGGATCCCATGGTAGTGTTGGCTGTCTGAGTAAGTTTGTCCTGTAAGTAGTCTTGTGAATACttgtttttgtgggtttttttctcaactgaaaatatcaacattgtttcatttttttcacctgggactaataaaagaaaagcacgAAGGCTATTTTATGACTGAGccatcatttttttgtttatttttggaatgaaCCCGTGACATttggtgtcaggagtgggatgGCCAGTCGACGGAAGCACCCTACTGCGAAGCGTACAGGGCTGCGCTCACAAAAAGTGAAGCAGGACTTACCTGTGGATGACGGAGGCTGGGCAACTGAAGATGAGGAAGGTGGCGCCGCTACCTCAATCAGGCAGCCTGCACCAGGTACAAGGGAGGAGCTTGTGGAGGTCATGAGGACATTTCTGAAAGGACAGGAGCAGAGGGACAAGGGGTTTTTGGCGGAGCTGAGAGGGCTTCGGGCCACCTTCCCAGCCCCACAGCTGTCTGTCCCTGTGTCCAGACCTGCATCACCATTTGAGGAGTCAACACCGAGTCTCCGGGTGGACCCCCCCACTCCAGCTCCTCGGAGAGGAGCTGGCGCCAAGGAGGCCCCAAGGATCAGCATGGAGAGAGCTGAACCCGCCAGACATGAGGGCCAGCTTTACGGCGACCCCAAGATCCCTCAATATGTCTCAGGGGAGGACATTGAAAACTACCTGCTACGCTTTGAGCGCATCGCAAGAACTTGGGGTTGGCCGGAAGGTGAGTGGGCATGTTGGCTGGTGCCCTTACTCACCGGGAAGGCGTTAGAAGCTTATACAGCCATGGATGAGGAGTCGGCGCACTCCTACCCGGACTTGAAAGCTGCACTGCTGATCAAGTTCGATGTTTCACCGGAGACCTACAGGCAGCAGTTTAGGTCCATATCAGTGCCAGCTGGAGAGAGCTCGACCGAGACCTACCACCGTCTGAAGGGGCTGTACCGGCGCTGGATCCGACTGGAGCAGCACTCCAAGGAGCAGATCGGGGAGCAGATTATCCTGGAGCAGCTTCTTCACGTCCTCCCGGCAGACGTCCGCACCTGGGTGAAGGAGCATGAGCCGACAGAAGGCCTAGCTGCAGCCAGGCTCGCGCTGCAGTATCGCAACGCGAGGAGGGGAGGCCCCGCTGCTTACCAGGATGTTCGTCAGCCGTCGTCGCAACCCAGAGCCAGCTTCAACCCACCTAGAGATCCCGGGCCTGCACCCAGCCAACGTGGTCCCGGTAAGGAGctcatctgtttttattgtcagcAGTCAGGACATAAAGCTGCCCTGTGCCCAATCAGAAAGGCTAAGCTTACCGGGGCTTGTTACACCCCACGGGCTGAGGACATGCAAGGGGTAGGGAGAAAACAGTGGTTCAAGGAGGTGTGCATTAATGGGGAACCTGTGACTGCTCTGGTGGACTCAGGGAGCTTCATGACTCTTGTACGGAGGGACTTTGTGCCAACGGGCTTGTTGGATTACAGTAAGCAGGAGGACATTTGTTGTGTACACGGGGACAGACATTCTTACCCCACAGCAGACATGACGGTGATGGTGGATGACCAACCATACTTACTTACTGTGGGGGTGGTGGAGAAGTTACCGGTAGCTGCTATCTTGGGCTGGGATTTACCTGTACTCCTGGATTTATTGCGGGAGGCGGGGGCCGAGGAGAGTGGCTGTGACAGGGGTTTGGCTGGTCCTGTGTTAACCCGGGCTCAGTTCCGAGCAGGGGTGGCACCCAGTACAAAGCAGCAGCCGGAGCCTGAACCTTTTTCCAAATTGGACAGTGACCTGTTTGAGGGGGGCAAAAAGGGTCCAAGGAAATCACGTAGCCAGCGGAGGTTCGAGAGGGGCCTGAAGTCCAGCCCCAGACTCTCAGGGGCTGGACAAAGACTGGTGGGAGGTACCAGGGGACATTGGGGCTGTGCAGAGACAGGATGAGACCCTGAAACCAGTCTTTACCAAAGTGCTTGGGGGGCTGGACAGCACCAAGGGGAACAGAAATAATTATGTTATCGATGACAATGATGTTCTGTATTTAGTGTCAGACTGTGTCAAGCGCCTCGTTGTTCCCTCGTCTTGCCGCCAAAGGATCATGCACTTGGCTCACACCGTGCCTTGGGCTGGTCATCTGGGTCGCAACAAAACATACATGCGCATCGCTTCCCGTTTCTATTGGCCCTCCATGTACTCTGATGTTCAAACTTACTGCAAAACCTGTCCCACCTGTCAAAAAACCTGCTTTGTCCGCCAATCTGACCGTGCTTGCCTCCAACCGCTACCTGTCATCTCCACCCCATTCCGGCGCATAGCCATGGACATTGTTGGCCCGCTCGTGCGAAGTAGTGGGGGCTACCAGTACATCCTGGTGATCTCAGACTACGCAACACGGTTTCCTGAGGCGTTTCCCTTGCGCACCGTCACTGCCCCTGCTGTGCTGCGTTGTCTTGTGCAACTTTTTTCCAGGGTCGGTGTTCCGGATGAGATCGTGACCGACCAGGGGACCAACTTCAGTTCCCGACtcatgcagctcttccatcgCCAGCTAGGGATCTCTGCGATCAAAACCACTCCGTATCACCCGCAGACGGATGGTTTGGTCGAGCGGTTTAACCAGACCCTGAAGAAGATGTTGCAGAAGTTCGTGGATGACACTGGACGTGACTGGGACCAGTGGCTGCCCTTTGTGCTGTTCGCCTACCGAGAGGTGCCGCAGGCATCCACCGGATTCTCCCCGTTCGAGCTGCTGTATGGCTGGGACGTCCAGGGCCCATTGGACTTGCTGCTGAAGGCCTGGGAGGCTCCAACTACGGCTACTAGTGATCGGAGTGTGGTGCAGTTTGTGCTGGAGATGAGAGAGCGCCAGGCCAAGTATCGGGAGGAGGCTGAGGTCAACATGCGAGAGGCCCAGCAGACACAGAAGGCCTGGTACGACAGACAGGCCAGACATCGAGAGCTCCAGCCTGGCCAGAGGGTCCTGCTCTTGCTGCCGTCCTCCACCAGCAAGCTGTTGGCCAAGTGGCAAGGTCCATACACTGTCCTGAGGAAGATGGGCCCTGTTACTTACGAAATACACCACCctgacaagaagaaagccaaaCAGACTTACCATGTCAACCTGCTGAAAGAGTGGAGAGAGGCCGTCCCAGTCTCTGCTCCTGTGTTGTCTCTTCTCGTGGCTGAGGTCGACAGCGAGGGTGATGAGGAGCTGTCTCTCGTTGACCACCACCAGCCGCCTCCACCCACTCTTGACCATCTTTCTATCACCCAGTCCAGCCAGCTCAGCGAGGTCTTCCGAAGGGTCCCCAAGCTGTTTGCTGCCAACCCGGGGAGGACTGCTATGATCGAGCACGTCATCCGCCTGAAGGACAAGGGGCCCATTCGCCAGCGGTCCTACCGGGTCCCTCAGCATTTGGTGGCGCAGCTACtgaaggaggtggaggagatgCAGCACCTGGGGGTGATCGAGCCGTCAACGTCCGAATGGTGTAGTCCAGTGGTCATCGTGGTGAAGAAGGATGGGTCGCTCCGCATCTGCATCGACTTCCGAAAGCTCAACGCCTTGTCAGAGTTTGACGCATACCCGATGCCCCGGATTGACGACCTACTGGAAAAGATCGGCCGGGCCCGGTTCATCACCACCCTTGATCTCTGCAAGGGCTATTGGCAGGTGCCTCTGGAGCCGTCCAGTCGGCCCTATACGGCGTTTCAGACCCCTGCTGGATTGTTCCAGTTTACGGTGATGCCGTTTGGTCTCCATGGGGCCCCCGCAACCTTTCAGAGGCTAATGGACCGTGTTTTACAGGGTTGCGGTGACTGCAGTGCTGCTTACCTGGACGATGTAGTAATCTTCAGCGACACTTGGGAGCAGCACTTGCAGCATCTGGAGAGGGTCCTTGGCAAGATCGAGCAGGCGGGACTGACGCTGAATCCTGCCAAGTGTCAGTGGGCCAAGGAGGAGGCGCAATACCTTGGCTATCGGCTGGGTCGAGGTGAGGTCCGTCCGCAGGTGGACAAGGTGGAGGCAATCCGCAGCTGCCCAAGGCCTCGCACGAAGAAGGAGGTGAGGTCCTTCTTGGGCTTGGCCGGCTGGTATCGGAGGTTCGTGCCACAGTTTTCCACCATAGCCGCTCCACTGACCGCACTGACGGAGAAGGCTCAGCGGAACCCCGTCGTCTGGAGTGAGGACTGTGAGACCGCCTTCCAGACCCTCAAGACCTGTCTCTGCTCGTCGCCGGTGCTGCGGAGTCCGGACTTCAACCAGCGGTTCTTGGTCCAGACCGACGCCTCCGCAGTGGGTCTCGGGGCCGTCCTGGCACAGGGAGACCCCGGAGAAGAACGCCCGGTGCTGTACCTAAGCCGCAAGCTGCTGCCACGAGAGACCAGGTACTCCACTGTGGAGGGCCTGGCCATCAAGTGGGCTTTGGAGAGCCTGAGATATTATCTTCTGGGGAGGGAGTTCGACCTGGAGACCGACCATCGTGCCCTGATATGCATGAACTCTATGAAGGATCACAACAGTCGACTCTCCCGCTGGTATCTCGCTCTCCAACCCTTCCGATGCCAAATCCGCCATCGGGCGGGGAAAACTAATGTTGTGGCAGATTATCTCTCCAGGTTGCCGCACGTCGTCAACCTCGGGGAGGAGGCGGATAATGTGATGGAGCGCTGCTAAGCGCCCATCCCAGACTCAACGTGTCCGCGCTCCCTCTGACTCAGGGGAGCGCGGTGCCGGGAGCGCACTTGGCGCCGAGCTCCCACACACTCACCTCTCGCCTCTGCTTCATTCCAGCTGTTCCTGGTCCAGGGACCAAACCGGACCACTTCCGCGTCATGCTGGAAATAGCGCAGAGTAGCGCGCTTCGCCAGTCACGTGACAAAGGACTTAACCATTTTGGGTGTTagtattgtatttttatattgtttatgttTCTGACGTTTTGTAGATTTGTATGGAGTCATTTTGTATGGAGTCATTtttggctaattttttttttgagtttctatgcagaaaactgttttgagtcttgttatattttcttttttttttgttttgtccttaaAACCCCTTAATTTGTATTTTGGTTTACCCGGGGGAGGGGCTAAAGGGGTATTTAAAGGGGAGCTGAGCTCACTAGAGGGTTATGCTGGATCCCATGGTAGTGTTGGCTGTCTGAGTAAGTTTGTCCTGTAAGTAGTCTTGTGAATACttgtttttgtgggtttttttctcaactgaaaatatcaacattgtttcatttttttcacctgggactaataaaagaaaagcacgAAGGCTATTTTATGACTGAGccatcatttttttgtttatttttggaatgaaCCCGTGAGCTGAAGGCAGACCAGCTGTACAAGCAGAAGATCATCAGAGGGTTCTGTCACTTGTATGATGGCCAGGAGGCTTGTGCTGTTGGCATCGAAGCGTCAATCAAGCCAACGGACCACCTGATCACAGCGTACCGCGCACACGGCTACACTTTAACAAGGGGAGGGACGGTCAAGGGGATCATGGCTGAACTCACCGGCAGAAGAGGTGGCATTGCGAAGGGCAAAGGAGGCTCTATGCATATGTATTGTAAAAATTTCTACGGTGGGAATGGAATCGTCGGCGCCCAGGTACCTCTGGGTGCTGGCGTGGCACTAGCCTGCAGATATAAGGGCACCGACGAGCTGTGTGTCTGTTTGTATGGCGATGGCGCCGCCAACCAGGGTCAAATTTTTGAAACCTACAACATGGCAGCTCTTTGGAAGTTGCCTGTTATCTTCATCTGCGAGAACAACAGGTACGGCATGGGAACGTCAGTGGAGCGAGCAGCAGCCAGCACCGACTACTTAAAGAGGGGAGAATTTATTCCTGGTCTCAGGGTTGATGGTATGGATATTCTGTGCGTCTGGGAAGCGACTAGATTTGCGGCTGAACACTGCCGGGCTGGGAAGGGCCCAATACTCATGGAGCTACAGACGTACCGTTATCATGGACACAGTATGAGTGACCCTGGTGTCAGCTATCGCACACGCGAAGAGATCCAGGAGGTCCGCAGTAAGAGCGACCCCATCTCCTTGCTGAAGGAACGCCTTCTCAGCAACAACATGGCCAGCGTGGAGGAGCTTAAGGAGATTGACGTGGAGGTGAGGAAGGAGATCGAAGACATGAGAAGGTGAGGGGAACAAGAATAGCTGAGCACATTCCAGAGCCTTTAGAGGTTGAAGCTCTTCCCAGTGCTAGTCATGTGGCTAAGCTGCAGAAAGAGGATCCAACACTTCAACCATTGTTTGCTAAATGTGTTCATGAATCAAATCAAGTTAAGGGTAGAGAGGAAATGTTTATGCTTAAGGACAATTTGTTGTATCGCCGCAGCCAGATTGGGGACCAGCTGGTGATCCCACAGAGTTTGAGACCGACAATCTTGAAAATGAGTCATTCAATTCCCTGGGCAGGACATTTGGGGCAGTCTAAAACATTTGCTAGAATGGTTCCCAGGTTTTACTGGCCCCAACAGTTCAGTGACACAGTAAAATACTGCAAAGCTTGCCCACAGTGTCAATTAACAGCACCAGGCAGAAAATCAGATAGGGCTCCACTTATTAGTATGCCTATCATTGATACACCCTTTACACGGATGGCTATGGATATAGTTGGTCCTTTAGAACGAAGTAAGGCGGGTCATAAATATATACTTGTGGTTTGTGACTATGCAACAAGATACCCTGAAGCCTTTCccctaaagaaaataaaggctCGTCAGATTGTTAACTGCCTTATTTAGTTGTTCTCTAGAGTGGGAATACCTAGAGAAATCATACACAGACCAGGGTACCAACTTTACTTCAAAGATGCTTAAAGACATCTACAGTTTGTTGGGAATTCAAGGTGTCCAGACTAGTCCCTATCATCCACAAACAGACGGCCTTGTGGAGAGATTTAACAAGACCTTAAAATCAATGCTCCGGAAGTAAATGATACAGGGTCAGATTGGGATCAATGGCTCCCATTTCTGTTATTTGCCTATAGAGAGGTTCCACAAACATCTACTGGATTTTCACCATTCCAGTTGCTTTATGGGCATCCAGTTAGAGGTCCAATGGATGTTTTGAAAGAAGCTTGGGAGGGTTCTATGTCAGAACAGAGGTGCAATGAGCTctcatatgttttaaaaatgaggGTCAAATTGGAGACGCTTCAAGAACTTGCCAATACAAATCTGGCTCatgcacaacaacaacaaaagcagaGAAATGATAGAGCTTCAAGAAGAAGAGTTTTCAGTGAAGGCCAAAAAGTTCTTCTACTGTTACCAACTTCTGAAAGCAGTCTTCTTGCAAAGTGGCAAGGACCATACCAAATCACAAAGAAGACAGGTCCAGTCACATATGAGCTTTATTTGCCAGAGAGTCGAAAAACCCATCAAGTGTTTCATGTTAATCTGTTGAAAGAATGGACAGATCAGCCACAGGAAGCAACATCTATGTGGGCGTGCGCGGTTGTGGATGAAGAAGACCCTCAGGAGCAGTACTTTCCTCCTTCAGTGGTTGAATCTGTATTTCCAGACCTCCATCATTTACCAGTGGAAAGACGTTGCAAACTGCAGTCACTTATGACAGAGGAACTCTTTAGTTTAAAACCAGGTCGGACACACCGCATTGAACACAAAATTACTCTGCATTCTCCAGACCAACAGCCAATTAGAGATACCACTTGCCGCATTCCAGCTCAGCTATTGCCGGAGCTGAAGAATGAGCTTGGGGAGATGTTGGCTGCAGGAATCATCGAGCCATCATATAGTGAGTGGTGTAGTCCAGTAGTGCTTGTCCCGAAGAAAGATGATTCTAAACTTAGATTTTGTGTAAACTTTTCTAAGTTAAATTCTGTATCTGCTTTTGATCCTTATCCAATACCGAGGGTTGATGAACTAATTGATCGCTTGGGAAATGCTAACTTTCTGACGACCCTTGACCTTTGTAAAGGTTATTGGCAGGTTCCATTGTCAGAATCTTCAAAGGACTTAACAACATTTAGAGTACCAAGTGGTTTGTTTAGATTCACAgtaatgccttttggtttgCACGGAGCACCGGCAACATTTCAAAGGTTAGTGGATCAAGTTTTAAGAGGTGCAGAACAATATGCAGCTGCATACATTGACGATATTGTTATCTTTAGTCGTACATGGGAGGATCATCTGAAACATCTGGATGATGTGTTTCAACGCATCAAGAATGCTGGACTTGTTATAAATGCCAAGAAGTGTCACATTTCCAAACCTGAGGTGCAGTATCTGGGGTATGTGATAGGAGGGGGTGGCATCCGTCCACAGGTTGGGAAAGTGGATGCAATTGCAGCAGCACCCTTACCAAATACCAAGAAAAGATTGAGATCCTTTTTGGGATTACTAGGCTGGTACCGAAGACTGATTCCAGACTTTTCTTCAAGAGCTGCTGTACTGACGGACATGACGAGAAAATCTAGTCCTACGAAGCTTAAGTGGACTGAGGAAACTGTGACTGCATTCAATGATTTGAAAAACTGTCTGTGTCAGAAACCTGTTTTGCAATGTCCAGATTTTAATCTTCCCTTTACAGTGCAAACAGATGCCTCTAAGGTCGGCCTAGGAGCTGTTTTGCTTCAAGGAGAGGAAGGACAGCAGTTGGCAGTTCAGTACATAAGCAGGAAACTTTTTCCTAGAGAAATAAGGTACTCAACGATTGAAAAGGAAGCATTGGCTATTAAATGGGCTTTAGATTCGTTGAGGTATTATCTCATTGGAAAAGAGTTTGTTCTTGAAACTGATCATCGGGCTTTGCAATGGATTCACAAAATGAAAGATACAAATGCAAGAATAACTAGATGGTATTTATCCCTTCAGCCCTTCCGTTTCCAGATCCAGTATAGATCAGGACACAAGAATGTCATTGCTGACTTCCTGTCCCGTGACTCAGAGAAGTAACGGTCTTAAGGGGCGGGGGAGTGTGACAAAGTGGGTGAGAACaccatttgtctgtttatatacATTTGGTAACATTCTGGTTTGTTTGATTTAGTCATATTGTATTTAGTCTTTAGTTTGCAAACATAtactatcccgggtttgtttatgttttgcatttctaatgattatttactataacattgtggtttaaatcattcagtttgtaattgtgttttcatttatcttgtgtattttattttagtgaatTTACCTGATGTGTTGCAGGAGGAGGTGTTACCTCACTTGCTGGAAATTAGGCCTTCCtgttggaggattggcacaggaAGAGACCATCTGAAGAGGGGGAAGCAGTAATCCATCCAGATTAAGTTTTGGGCATTGTGTAATTTAATGCTGTTTGTATTTCAATTGTTGCATTGTTTCATATTCAGATATAGTGctgaattgtattattttaacaatgatAGGAAATGTATCAATTGTTTGGGGGTGCCTGGGTGGGAGAGTCCATCGGAGGCCATTTTGTCTACCTTGGTGGGGAAAGGTATAAAAGACAAGAAATTGAGAGGTTCTAGAGAGAAGGGGGGAGAACCAGGTCAGTGTAGCTGTGTGCACGTGACATTAATTTTGGTTGctttatgttcagttttgatCTGTTTAGCCATGTTAAaacttttagttatttttttgagattttttgtaaatattttttcaacacctttttgtgaataaaccACCTGCTGCACTGGACATCTTTTGCCTGACTGCCTTCCTTTTAGCCACTTTGGCCAGGCTAACTCACAGTTGGgaatttgttctgctttctttgctgataacattgatatcagactggt comes from the Fundulus heteroclitus isolate FHET01 unplaced genomic scaffold, MU-UCD_Fhet_4.1 scaffold_219, whole genome shotgun sequence genome and includes:
- the LOC118559093 gene encoding pyruvate dehydrogenase E1 component subunit alpha, somatic form, mitochondrial-like, yielding MLDPMLKADQLYKQKIIRGFCHLYDGQEACAVGIEASIKPTDHLITAYRAHGYTLTRGGTVKGIMAELTGRRGGIAKGKGGSMHMYCKNFYGGNGIVGAQVPLGAGVALACRYKGTDELCVCLYGDGAANQGQIFETYNMAALWKLPVIFICENNRYGMGTSVERAAASTDYLKRGEFIPGLRVDGMDILCVWEATRFAAEHCRAGKGPILMELQTYRYHGHSMSDPGVSYRTREEIQEVRSKSDPISLLKERLLSNNMASVEELKEIDVEVRKEIEDMR